NNNNNNTTTTCCCTTAGTCAAGAAAGTATCATTCTGTAATTGCTTTCTAGTATTAGTAGTAGTTTAAAACTCATCTAAATCATTGGTTGCACTTAGATTAAGTGAGTATTTGCATTCTCGGTGCTTTGATATCCCTCAGAACTGGTTCAAAAATCACTATACTACAACATTTGTCTTAGGAGCCTTGAAAACTCCTAACATCAATAATCTGAAGAAGGGAAATCGGAAAAGATACGCTGAAAAAAAATTAGTTAGGTTTAAGTCTTTGGGAATCACCTTTTGTATGGAACACCGTACAGATGTCAAATTGGCGAGAAGAGTAAACGACTTCGCCAGTGATGGATTTGCTGCTTGACAGAGAAGATTTCGTTTGGGTATGACTATTCATCCCAAGCAACAACGACGTTTATATATGAAGCTTCAGTCGGTTACAGAGGATGATATAGCCAATTTAATTTGAAAGAGTGGGAGGAATGGTTCAGACGACGTAAATGCAGTGATTAATGTTTCCGACTGAAGATAACTTAGGGCGTTACCACCGGAGATGGTGAGAAGTGAAGAGTCACGGCACACTCTCGAGTTTCACATACCAACCCATGATATTGAAGAGGTACATCGAAATCTTATGTGGGAGTTGTGGACTAATGAAGGGAAAACCAAAATTAAATGACAGATTTAACAATTTGCGAGACGTTACGGTTAGCAAAGGGCATCATGTTTAGTCTGTGTGGTTTCGTCGGCTAAGAATCAGCCGCAAGAAGAAGAAGGAAGAAGAACCCTAAAAAAGTCGAGTAAGCAGCTCTTCGGAACGTAAAAAATTAAAAAAAAAAGAAACGCATGAAAACACAGATACCACAGCGAGTCGACACGTATCGCGAAAAGCACATATTTCCTTGATGTCATGGAAGCACGTGGAGAGAGCATAACCCAACTTTATTATTATAGATAGATGATCCACACTTACGGTACTTTGAAATCATAACCATACATGAGTACATGACATACAAAAATAAAAAGTATTTCGAAGAGGGGATGAATGTAGACAACAAGTCTCCACATTCAAAAGATAATAATTTTGTATTTTAGTTAATTAAAATCTTCTCCTCTTGACCTTTGACTGTTCAATAATTCATAAATTTTATTTTAATACTAAATGAAGAGAAAAGTAAGTTTGTTGAACGAAAAGAAAAAAAAATGGTAGGTTAGGTTTGGTGAAATCTATCTCTGTCCAATCCTTGATCCGAAGATTTTATCTTATTTATCTTTCCGTATTCTATTATACAATAACGACACCAAATATGATCTCATTTCGTTGGTAAACCAAAATCAAAATGATATAAAATAAAAATAAATCTTCGTATTCACACTGCAGTTGGTCTCGAGTAGTAAAAAGGTTCACTCTCCATGTCGGTCATGTAATATTTTTCTTCTTCTAAAAATACTTGTTTTACTATTTCCAATGAAAAGGCAAGACTAGCTCCATGTACGAAGCACGACGATGCGTATATGAGACCCCTTGCAAAGTTAACTGAGGGAACACACATACACCGCACCACACGCCAAAGAGTGGTCTGACATTTATACCGGTGACATTAGTTTAGCTCTAGCTCTACTAAAAAAGAGACAAATTTGCTACATAAACCAAACCGGTTCTGTTATTATGCACTATTAATCATTTATATATTCAAGCCTTTTTGACCAGGCAAGTGACCGAATAGAAGACAGCAGCAAGAAAACAATAAAGCTTTTGGTCACACTGGACCCACCACACATTAGATAAAGTCTTGGACATATTATTGACATGTATCACTAACCTTTTGTGGCGGCTCAGTGTTTATCTCAACCCCACACAATTCCCTGTTTCCTCGAAACTTCATTTATCTTCTTTGCCAAGACAAAACAATTAAACAATCCTTTGTATAAATATCAACCGTGTCTCAACTTCTTGTGTTCACATGAAACTTCTTTTCTTCTGTTCGTTGACTTAAGCTCTCTCTCTCTTCCCCTTCCCCTTCCCCTCCCCCTTCTTCTTCAGTCTTGATGGATGCTATTCTGCAAGTACCCGTTGATGGGTTCAGATTCGACAACGGTTCTGGATCTTGCTGCAAACCAAGGAACAATCTTGACTCCGGAACCAGCCGCTTCACCTGTTTCAAAGAATCTGAATCTCAGAACCTTTCTTCTCCGACCGAATCTACAGAATCTCATAACCCTTCTCCAACCGAATCTACGGTATGTTCAACCAACCATCCTGTTTTGAAGTACATCAATGACATGTTGATGGAGGAAGATATTGAAGAACAGTCTTGTATGTTGGAAGACAGTTTGGCTCTACAAGCCGCAGAGAGATCTTTCTTTGAAGTGCTTCAGGAGGATCAAAATCCTCTTCAAGACGACTCTTCTCTTGAAAACTTCAGCCCATTACATCAACCGACCTCAGGTTTCACGGGATCGCCTGAGATTTCTGAGGAATCAACAAGAAGGTACCGTCTAAGGGATGATGATGGTGATGAAGAAGATGATCTTGAGGGTGGAAGGAAATCAAAGCTCCCAGCAATCTCTGTGGTGGATGAGCTGGCTGAAAAGTTGGAGGAAGTGTTGTTGGTGTGTCAAAAGAATGATCATGGAGAAGCAACACCGAACAAAACCGGACGAGCAAAGGGATCACTAAACCGATCCAAGCCTCAGAAGTCAGATCAGCCAGTGGATATGAGGAATCTCCTGATGCAATGCGCGCAAGCAATGGCTAGCTTTGACCAGAGCAGAGCTTTCGAGAAACTGAAGGAGATAAGGGAACACTCTTCTAGCCACGGCGACGCAACTCAGAGGCTTGGTTACCACTTCGCAAATGCGCTTGAAGCACGCATCACGGGGACCATGAAGACACCAGCGTTTGATGTTTTGAGCAGAACATCGATGGTTGACATTTTGAAGGCGTACAAGGAGTTTGTTCAGGCTTGCCCTACCCTAGCAATGTGTTACTACACTGCAAACAGAACTATCTTTGAGCTTGCGTCCAAAGCAACCACACTTCACATCGTTGACTTCGGGATCCTCTATGGCTTTCAGTGGCCTTGTCTTATACAAGCCCTTGCAGCACGTCCTGGCGGACCACCAAAGCTCCGTGTGACGGGCATCGAGCTGCCTCAGCCAGGATTCCGCCCATCAGAGAGGGTAGAAGAGACTGGTCGGAGACTGAAGCGGTTCTGTGACAAGTTCAGTGTCCCTTTCGAGTACAACTTCATAGCCAAAGCCTGGGACACCATAACTCTTGATGAGCTGGTGATCAATAGTGGAGAGACGACAGTTGTCAACTGCATCCTCCGACTACAATACACGCCTGATGAAACCGTGTCCCTAAACTCTCCCAGAGACACGGCTCTGAAACTGTGTAGAGATATCAATCCTGACCTCTTTGTGTTTGCAG
This sequence is a window from Brassica oleracea var. oleracea cultivar TO1000 chromosome C1, BOL, whole genome shotgun sequence. Protein-coding genes within it:
- the LOC106310358 gene encoding scarecrow-like protein 30 isoform X2, whose translation is MLFCKYPLMGSDSTTVLDLAANQGTILTPEPAASPVSKNLNLRTFLLRPNLSLALQAAERSFFEVLQEDQNPLQDDSSLENFSPLHQPTSGFTGSPEISEESTRRYRLRDDDGDEEDDLEGGRKSKLPAISVVDELAEKLEEVLLVCQKNDHGEATPNKTGRAKGSLNRSKPQKSDQPVDMRNLLMQCAQAMASFDQSRAFEKLKEIREHSSSHGDATQRLGYHFANALEARITGTMKTPAFDVLSRTSMVDILKAYKEFVQACPTLAMCYYTANRTIFELASKATTLHIVDFGILYGFQWPCLIQALAARPGGPPKLRVTGIELPQPGFRPSERVEETGRRLKRFCDKFSVPFEYNFIAKAWDTITLDELVINSGETTVVNCILRLQYTPDETVSLNSPRDTALKLCRDINPDLFVFAEINGTYNSPFFLTRFREAMFHCSSLFDMFESNISEENDCRTLVERELIIKDAMSVIACEGAERFARPETYKQWQVRILRAGFRPAKLNKQIMKEGKELVRERYHKDFVIDNDNHWMFQGWKGRVLYALSCWKPAKKQ
- the LOC106310358 gene encoding scarecrow-like protein 30 isoform X1; translation: MDAILQVPVDGFRFDNGSGSCCKPRNNLDSGTSRFTCFKESESQNLSSPTESTESHNPSPTESTVCSTNHPVLKYINDMLMEEDIEEQSCMLEDSLALQAAERSFFEVLQEDQNPLQDDSSLENFSPLHQPTSGFTGSPEISEESTRRYRLRDDDGDEEDDLEGGRKSKLPAISVVDELAEKLEEVLLVCQKNDHGEATPNKTGRAKGSLNRSKPQKSDQPVDMRNLLMQCAQAMASFDQSRAFEKLKEIREHSSSHGDATQRLGYHFANALEARITGTMKTPAFDVLSRTSMVDILKAYKEFVQACPTLAMCYYTANRTIFELASKATTLHIVDFGILYGFQWPCLIQALAARPGGPPKLRVTGIELPQPGFRPSERVEETGRRLKRFCDKFSVPFEYNFIAKAWDTITLDELVINSGETTVVNCILRLQYTPDETVSLNSPRDTALKLCRDINPDLFVFAEINGTYNSPFFLTRFREAMFHCSSLFDMFESNISEENDCRTLVERELIIKDAMSVIACEGAERFARPETYKQWQVRILRAGFRPAKLNKQIMKEGKELVRERYHKDFVIDNDNHWMFQGWKGRVLYALSCWKPAKKQ